A stretch of DNA from Catenulispora acidiphila DSM 44928:
TACACGCCGACCGCCGGGGCGGTGACGGCTGCGCTCGTGCGGCCCGAGATGCGCGGGCGGGCGCTGGCGGTCGTGGTCGGCGGGTTGACGGTGGCGACGGCGCTCGGCGTGCCGCTCGGGGATGCGGCCGGCGCGGTGATGGGCTGGCGCGCGGCGCTCGGGCTCGTCGCAGCGCTCTGTCTGCTCACTGCGATCGCCGCGGCCGTCCTGATGCCGACGCTGCCCGGCTCGGCGCCGGTTCCGCTCGCGGCGCGGTTGGCTGCGCTGCGGCGGCCCGGGGTCGCGAGCGTGCTGCCGTTGACCGTTCTGGGCATGGCGGCTGCGTACACCGTCTACGCCTATGCCATTCCGGCGCTGCACGCGCTGGGCATCGCCGATGGCGCGACGGCATGGATCCTTGCGGCGTACGGCGCGGGGGCGATCCTCGGCAACCTGGCTGCCGGTATCGCTGCGGATCGTCTCGGGCCGACGCGGGTCCTCGTGGTCGGATACGCGCTGATGGCGATGACGTTGGCGACTTTCGCGGTGCTCGCGGTGGCCAAGGTGCACGCTCCGGCGCTCGTCGCGGTGCTCGCGATCACATGGGGCGCCTCTACGTGGTGTCAGACTCCGCCGCAGCAGCATCGGTTGTTCAGCGCCGCGCCGAGCGAAGCCCCGCTGCTTATGGCGCTGAACGCCTCGGCGATCTATGTCGGCATCGGTATCGGGACTGCTGCGGGCGGGCTGCTGGTCGCCTCCGGTGCCGCGTGGATGTTCACGATCGCTGCGATCGTGGCGTGCCTCGCGCTCGGATGGCTCGCCGCGACCGCAACCGCAACCGGTCACAAGGCAACCCGCCGGTGGTCTACCCTCGCCAGGTGACCGGCCGACCCCCCATGCCGCGGACCGCAGCGGCTCTCAGCACCTGCGCCGCCCTCCTTGCTCTGGCCGCGTGCGGCGGCGGGAGCAGCGGGACGAAGAGTTCCGTCCCGCCTGCCAGCACGAACGGCAGTAGTTCCGCGCCGTCAGTCCCCTTGTCGCCGGCAGATCCGGCCGCGCTGGAGCGGGTCGTTCCCGAGCCGGCCGGCATCACGGCGGCTGCCGGGACGTTCACCCTGACGAGTGCCACCGCGATCCACGCCTCGTCCGGCGCCGAGCCGGTCGCCGCCGACCTCGCCGCGTATCTCAAGCAGCAGACCGGGCTGGCGCCGGCTGTATCGCAAAGCCCTGATGCGGCGATCCAGCTTGTGCTGCAGCCCAGCGGCGGCGATCCGTCGCTGGGCACCGAGGGCTACACGCTGGTGATCGGTCCGAGCTCGGTCAAGCTCACGGCGGCTACTGACGCAGGGCTCTTCCATGGTGTGCAGACCGTGCGGCAGCTGCTTGTCGGCGCCAAGCTCCAGGACGGGACGATCACCGACCACCCGCGATTCGCTTATCGCGGCGTGATGTTGGATGTGGCGCGGCACTTCTACAGCGTCGCGGACGTGAAGGCTTATATCGACGCCGCCGCGTTGTACAAGGTCAACGAGTTCCACCTGCACCTGACCGACGACCAGGGCTGGCGGTTCGCCGTGCCGGGGTGGCCGAAGCTGACGTCGGTGGGCGCGGCGACGCAGGTCGGCGGCGGCGTCGGCGGGTCGTATTCGGCGGCTGATCTGAAGGAGATCGTCGATTACGCGGCGTCGCGCTACATGACCGTGATTCCGGAGATCGACATGCCGGGGCACGTCGGCGCTGCGGTGTACGCCTACCCTTCGCTGGCGTGCGACGGTCGGCACCACGGTCCGGTGACGAGCGTATCGCCGGCGTACGACTC
This window harbors:
- a CDS encoding MFS transporter — protein: MSSVSIRSAEDSSASIASSGGGGDGGLGRTLVLALGTFAVGTDAFVLAGFLPDVAASLHTSTASAGQAVTVFAAAYAVASPVVATLTARFPRRLLLVAALIVLAAANAASALAPNLPLLLAARVLAAAGAAGYTPTAGAVTAALVRPEMRGRALAVVVGGLTVATALGVPLGDAAGAVMGWRAALGLVAALCLLTAIAAAVLMPTLPGSAPVPLAARLAALRRPGVASVLPLTVLGMAAAYTVYAYAIPALHALGIADGATAWILAAYGAGAILGNLAAGIAADRLGPTRVLVVGYALMAMTLATFAVLAVAKVHAPALVAVLAITWGASTWCQTPPQQHRLFSAAPSEAPLLMALNASAIYVGIGIGTAAGGLLVASGAAWMFTIAAIVACLALGWLAATATATGHKATRRWSTLAR
- a CDS encoding beta-N-acetylhexosaminidase; this translates as MTGRPPMPRTAAALSTCAALLALAACGGGSSGTKSSVPPASTNGSSSAPSVPLSPADPAALERVVPEPAGITAAAGTFTLTSATAIHASSGAEPVAADLAAYLKQQTGLAPAVSQSPDAAIQLVLQPSGGDPSLGTEGYTLVIGPSSVKLTAATDAGLFHGVQTVRQLLVGAKLQDGTITDHPRFAYRGVMLDVARHFYSVADVKAYIDAAALYKVNEFHLHLTDDQGWRFAVPGWPKLTSVGAATQVGGGVGGSYSAADLKEIVDYAASRYMTVIPEIDMPGHVGAAVYAYPSLACDGRHHGPVTSVSPAYDSLCTSSESTYRFVDTATKAAADATPGATYLHMGGDEAQALSLTQYNAFVAKTQNLVAGHDRTPIAWAEAGTATLLPQTVLEYWNTAQPQPYVLQAAAKGTKLIMAPGNHAYLDQQPVAGFRVGLHWAGYVPVSKAYDWDPVTVLPGIAPSAVLGVEAPLWSETVKNLADAETLAYPRLPAIAEIGWSAPNTHDWQRFSKRLAAQAPLWDKLGIAYYKSPEVPWGSG